The Solanum pennellii chromosome 7, SPENNV200 DNA segment TCACTCTGTTGCTTCAAGAACggaagtgaagaagaagaagaacagggAGATAATCCTTCTCCGCTCTGCTTTGCTAGTTGTCTTTCCATCACGAGCTCTCTTCTTACTTCAGACTCCACCATGCGTCTACGAGCAATCTCTTCTGCAATAATCTTCTCTCTGATACGCTCCTTCTCAATCTCTCTTATGATTTCCTCACGCATATCAGCAGGTTGGTGTTGGCTATGATCAGGCGATGCTATGTAGCCAGCTGAAAGTTGCGATGAACATAGTAAAGAGCAACGATGAGATTAGCCAATAGTCTCTAAAATGTAGTTAACAGAGGCCAACACGAAACACAAACAAAATCCTTTCGATCACTACAGAATTGTTCgtcaaaaagagaaataaaaagagCAAGAATTCTAGCTCCGCCTCAGATTTCTCTCATTGCATTTTCAACATCAAGATTTCTCTttactcaataataattgcTACTTCAATATAACAAACCACACGACAACACTAACACTACTCCTACATTCTCATCGAAATTAACCCCAACGTCTCCTAATGCACTTCACAGAGGCCAACtcaaaacacaaataaaatcgAAAATCCCTTCTATCACTACAGAATTGTCCACTTAACAGAAAAACAATGCTAACTTACACTATCCTCCGTTCACTCAATAAACTACATTATTTACAAAAAGGAAGCTGGTTTGTAACAGCATTGGCTTACCTAGATGGATTTTTGTTCACTTTCGAGAATGATACCATACATCGTCTGTTTTTCGCATGTACTATGCCTTCCCATTTTATGGTGTGATATTAGGAATACATCCGCGGAAAGGGCTAAACAACATGCTAAAGAAAGAGGTCCAAATGCtgaaatgtataaaatgatGCTCGCTTCTACTGTTTTTCTCACGATCTTTCAAGAACAAGAACCACACTACGACTAGATTGATAAAGCAAGTGATCAAAGCAAGTAGAGTTTCCAAaagctcaatacttggcttgaACAACACAATTTCTATCCTACAGCTTGATAGTAAAAACCTCGCTCCTATTCAATaactcgcaaaccacatagaaGTAGTaaccgcactaggcaagcctggtGCGATGAGATCGACCCAGAAGGCAAGCCCCTTGGGTtccgaacttgagacctccaacatggaagtcccaaacTCAAACCATTGGGCCACCCCGAAGGGtaaagtaactttttttttttgcgagATTTACCCCCCAAACCATCAATAGTTTCGTCTTCCTACTTAAATTATCACCATCTATGTATTAAAAACACACCTCAACTATCCGTTATTCCTTTtttctatctatctatctattaaaacacacctaaactatACATTAATCCCTTTTCCTAAATGAACTATCACCATCATTCAATTAGTCGATTAATAGTTCAgctaaaaaaaatggaaacaaATCATAGTTAGAGGTATAAAACTCGCAAAAAGATAATCTTTTTGAGTCGATGCATTTTTcactataaaattattaatcaaacagaaaaacacaacaaaacccccaaaatctctttgatttattcatcaaacagagaaataaaaaagaggaaaaaatcgATAACAGAACCTCGAATGGCTTGTTGAGTGAAGTAACCTTCATCTACAGCTTTATACTTGTAACGATCCATcaaaattcacataaaaaacttcaaatttcacatttgCCGAAACAAAAATCGATAGTGAAAGAGAGAGAGCAAATATGCTAGGGTTTATTTTCTACAGGAAGATTTAAAGTTCTCTAATAAATACGACTTATTATATTGAGTACTTACAACTCAATCATAATCATATTCGTACTAAGTAATTAAATAGAGAACATGATGTAAGTATCTCTTAGATTATGATTGAAATCATAGACACGACTTAATCTTATTGTCCTTGAActattttaagagtataaagaaacttttgaatcttgtggtcctaaattaaagttagatcaaatgtacaaaactgtactttgatttttgtgatcttaaacatgtcatgtgaaaaactgaaattaaaatgttatcaaaaaaaagaaagagatgattcttttttaaacagactaaaaagaaaaagagatcattttttttaaatgaagggAGTAATAAATTGTACACCTTTTAACTTACTTGACTCATTCCACTTAATTAAGATGCGTGGAAGATGTTTAGTGGTTACGTGAGCCAAAAAAAgtgtataaaaaattataaagaaaaatgggtaagaatattttaatgtatttaaagTGTGTCGATGAAATTTCATACATGCATACATTAAATTATTCATgttttgaatttgatataaGTAATATCATGtatgataatattattttactataataAAATCGATACAATATTTGGATTGCAATATTAGAAATCCACATGTAATTAATTCTATATAATCCTAATCAACTATTAAAATGATCCGTAATGATATTATTTGGTCCAATTTAGAACATGTTAGACATGAATCAGAATATGATACGACCTTAATTTACTGAAAACATGaattcaaatatgaaaatatgaagATTCGAGAATCAAAAAGTGCTTAAAGTTAAGatgttaattatatttaaaattgaataagatttttttttatataatatagatCTGAATCCAAATAGAATAAAAAGGTACTAAATAATATAAGATCCTACATTTTAGTGAgtttgaatcttgaattaattatttccttAAGACCagcaaaaaaaacaaaatttttttgtacttATAGAAGCTGGATTTATCACTTAGAAACTTAACTCTATTTTCAATACATTAAAAGTTTATTAAACtttcttcataaaatttgttaaatattaaataaaatattttaaatatggcTTCAAGATGTGAAGTTTTCTTGGAGATTTTGCTTGCAATCTTAATTCCACCTCTTGGAGTTTTCTTTAGACATGGTTGTTGCAGTGTAAGACCCCCCACCCCCCTCACTCTTCatagttattttattatcagttattgATCAAGAACGGTTATTAAATACCttctattaaaaattataatatgtatataaaaattgatattacatatatatatatatataagttaaaaaataattttatatatatatagacatcAAATCTCAATTATTTCTAGGGaaatttctgattttgttattgttcATGTCAAGTATTTTTAAGTTGCACCTAATGTGTTTTAATTGATTAGTCAGTAAAGTAgatgaaaatcataaataattaaatgatagtgaagaattttatttatttatttgtctatATTTTGACCACTcaaattatgtgatatgaatATTGATGATAAGTAACAAGTACTTGATTGAATTCATAATGTTTATGTTAAGATAATTTTGTTCacaaaaagtaaataataagaaattcactttgaaataattaaattttatatccataattaaaataatttataatcacataaatattttatactattttttttttttaaaaaaaaatctttcttttaaaaCTTCCATAATCAATCAATTACCAAACTAACATATTTTAAATGCATCATGCTTATTAGTGACAAGGAGATGCTTAGATTAGAATCTCTATCTAACACAATaaaatttgttaattatttttattctttcgttcggtattatttgtcatggtttctacttttagagtcaaattataaaaaatttgactaacattttaagatgcattttttcatcatattaatataaatttgaaaaaattataatttatagtacttttcatatagttttagaatatctaatttttttgtttaaaatatcgaattaatgtgatctaatttacctttgaaaattaatcaaattgattttcgataagcgcaacatgacaaacatttcTGAAGAGAGagagtattaattattttcttttggttttgCAGTGTGAACTCTTGATTTGCTTGATTTTGACCCTACTAGGTTATATTCCGGGGATAATTTATGCCATTTATGCAATTATCGTCGTTCgtgattaaattattatttgtaataaaaaaaCGTATTCAACGTTGCTTAAGAATCACACATGTATCATATCAGatagtttttttattcataatttttcaacagattgaaaagaaaaatactttGAAATTAGATTTTCAGAATTGTCACTCtaactttttgaattttaaaacgCCACGTtgaaagttaaaagaaaaacttcTAGTAATGTTTCAAcgatattaagttaattcatcATGCTTGGTGATCGTATATGACGATTTCCTTTTAATGAACCTTATGTGATACATATTTGAATCAGTCATGTGAGTATCGAATATCAAATACGAAATCAAAGGATTATAAACTCTTCCAACACAATAAATTTTGCTAATCACTTTGattaaacttttttaatttttttttttttttgcagtgTGAATTCTTGATTTGCTTGATATTAACCCTATTAGGTTATATTCCTGGAATTATTTATGCAATTTATGCAATTGTGGTTCGTGGTTATGATCAAGATGAAGAATGGCGTCCACTCACAGCCtagtcattattatatttttttaatttttaatttattattatttctatttttattttttttgtttttggataATAGGAAAACAATAATTCTACATGATTTAATTGGTTCTTTAAttgcaaaaattaataaaagtttatCATGTCCCTATTTTTCATTGATTAGAATGAGATTTTCGTatcaaatttctttattttttgaaatattttttttgatgataaggttgagaaaataaattatttataagtatattttacaaaagaaaaaatataagggtacacaatttttaaaaaataaagatgttGGAACTCCTTGATTTGTCAATGATTATCTTGTGAGTTATTTAAATGTAAAAcgaactaattattttttaataaaaaatcctCACTACTAACGAGATCttgtttattttactaaaaattaaatattcagcACTAATAATCAATCTAAAATTGTAGGTCGAAAATTAATAACCTCACGAACTTATAATTCATATTTCCANNNNNNNNNNNNNNNNNNNNNNNNNNNNNNNNNNNNNNNNNNNNNNNNNNNNNNNNNNNNNNNNNNNNNNNNNNNNNNNNNNNNNNNNNNNNNNNNNNNNNNNNNaatatatatatatatatatatatatatatatatatatatatatttcaattaaaattttaatggaTAAATTGTTGATCTACTAGTAGTTTTATAAGAATCCAAATTAtaaatagggaaaagggtctgatataccatcaactttatcatttagagctgatataccccttgttatgaaagtgactcatatatattcctacttgtaaacaaatggctcacgtgtaccttttcctctaacggaaatgaaaaaaaaataaattttaatctaaatttttattatttttttctaaaaaatataatcctatatgagtaaatttaatcctcgtcaaacatatttcttttgactttttttttgtttcaatgactaatttataattattattttgataatcaaatttatttatgtttcactaatattcttgtaaaacttattgtagatgatcaaattttttcttcgaatacgaaattaaattataatacacacaaaaaaaattgtttagtttttttttctttaaactaaggaatgtaaaaaaaaacaaaataagaataagaaactcaaataattataataaaagaagtcaaaaaataatttatgtatgaaaaaaatcaaaatataccttgaattttgatagaagaatcatatatacccctaaataattttttttttttaaaattaaaagtgataaatataaatttaaaactaattttttaacttccgttaaatgaagggtatatgtgagccattttgtaacggcaggggtatatgtgagccgtttgtataatggtaagggcatatatgagtcacttttataacgaggagtatatcaactccaaatgacaaagttgagggatatATCAGACCTTTTCCCTTATAAATATATGAGGATAGAGGAAGTTTCCACTTCTTGGAAAACAAATATATCACATCTTAATCAACTAAGAATGACAATGGGACTATATTATTTGCGGGGTAGGGTAAGGTTGAATGCGTTcgaatatctttttttaaaaaatcgaaCAGAGTAAAATAAATctcgtaaaatttaaaattttaaaattaaaataaataatatttacgtTTTATGAAACTAGATTTCTTTAATAGCATATAGATCgaatagtttgaaaaaatatatgcaaaatgatattattattttttaaatattcaaagcGAATTTAATTTGTCATCCCTAGTTTTAATCATTGATGTATATCCacactattttttttccaaaaacttttgtgttttgtttcttaatatagaagaaaaaaaaaagaaataaagaaattagacaactcattttatttttagacacttgaatatataaatattattaagtcATCTCACCAATAATCCTTGCTCTTGTATTTCAATCACCATTTCTcaaccccacccccacccccacccccagtCCTCTTGTGTGTTGAAGAATGGACTCAAGATGTGCAATTCTGTGTGAAGTTTTACTAGCAATCTTTCTTCCTCCTCTTGGTGTTTGCCTTCGCCATGGTTGCTGCACTGTAAGatcccctttttttcttttatttatcaaaaaagaagattgaaaaaagattcaattttttttgcatatttttgaaaactttgattTGGGTTATTGTTTTTGTGGGATGAACTGAAAAGGGTGTTTGAGGATTGGGTTTATTGTGTAAAGTTGATTTAGTGATGTGAGTGataaaaagattcaatttttttttttgcatatttttggGAACTTTGATTTGGGTGATTGTTTTTGTGGGATGAACT contains these protein-coding regions:
- the LOC107024219 gene encoding uncharacterized protein LOC107024219, whose product is MDRYKYKAVDEGYFTQQAIRAGYIASPDHSQHQPADMREEIIREIEKERIREKIIAEEIARRRMVESEVRRELVMERQLAKQSGEGLSPCSSSSSLPFLKQQSDVTSSEERIASSQMRGYTELDFKP
- the LOC107024712 gene encoding low temperature-induced protein lt101.2-like, with protein sequence MASRCEVFLEILLAILIPPLGVFFRHGCCSCEFLICLILTLLGYIPGIIYAIYAIVVRGYDQDEEWRPLTA